Proteins encoded together in one Bacteroides ovatus window:
- a CDS encoding iron-containing alcohol dehydrogenase: MENFIFQNPVKLIMGKGMIARLAKEIPSDKRIMITFGGGSVKKNGVYDQVKEALKNHFTVEFWGIEPNPAIETLRKAIALGKEEKVDYLLAVGGGSVIDGTKLISAGILYDGDAWDLVLAGRPVTHTVPLATVLTLPATGSEMNNGAVISRRETKEKYPFYANYPIFSILDPEVTFTLPPHQVACGLADTFVHVMEQYMTTPGQSRIMDRWAEGILQTLVEIAPKIRENQHDYQLMADFMLSATMALNGFIAMGVSQDWATHMIGHEITALHGLTHGHTLAIVLPATLQVLHEEKGDKLLQYGERVWGITSGTREERIDEAICHTEEFFRSLGLTTRLHEENIGQDTILEIERRFNERGAKYGENGNVTGAVARRILETAL; encoded by the coding sequence ATGGAAAATTTTATTTTTCAAAATCCCGTGAAACTGATAATGGGAAAAGGGATGATTGCCCGGCTGGCTAAAGAAATACCGTCCGACAAGCGTATTATGATTACTTTTGGCGGTGGAAGCGTGAAGAAAAACGGAGTGTACGATCAGGTAAAGGAAGCATTGAAGAATCATTTTACAGTAGAATTCTGGGGAATCGAACCCAATCCTGCCATTGAAACTCTCCGTAAAGCTATTGCTTTGGGAAAAGAAGAGAAAGTAGATTATCTGCTGGCTGTTGGTGGCGGTTCCGTTATTGACGGTACGAAATTGATTTCCGCAGGAATCCTGTATGATGGTGATGCCTGGGATTTAGTACTTGCCGGACGTCCAGTCACTCATACTGTACCTCTTGCCACTGTATTGACTTTGCCCGCTACCGGTTCGGAGATGAATAACGGGGCAGTTATTTCCCGTCGTGAAACAAAAGAGAAATATCCTTTTTATGCCAACTATCCAATCTTCTCTATTCTTGACCCGGAAGTAACCTTTACCTTGCCTCCTCATCAGGTGGCCTGTGGTTTGGCTGATACCTTTGTTCATGTGATGGAGCAATATATGACTACTCCCGGACAGAGCCGCATTATGGATCGTTGGGCGGAGGGCATTTTACAAACTTTGGTAGAAATAGCTCCGAAAATCCGTGAAAACCAGCATGATTATCAACTGATGGCTGATTTTATGCTTTCGGCTACAATGGCATTGAATGGATTTATTGCTATGGGAGTGTCGCAAGACTGGGCAACTCACATGATTGGCCATGAAATTACTGCTTTGCACGGATTGACACATGGTCATACGTTAGCCATTGTTCTTCCTGCCACTTTACAGGTGCTTCATGAAGAAAAAGGAGATAAACTTTTGCAGTATGGTGAAAGAGTCTGGGGAATTACTTCCGGTACGCGAGAAGAACGGATTGATGAAGCGATTTGTCATACCGAAGAGTTCTTCCGTTCACTTGGGCTGACTACACGTTTGCATGAAGAGAACATCGGACAGGATACTATTCTGGAAATCGAACGCCGATTCAATGAACGTGGTGCTAAATATGGAGAGAATGGAAATGTAACGGGTGCTGTTGCCCGCAGGATATTAGAGACTGCACTTTAA